A section of the Nitrospirota bacterium genome encodes:
- a CDS encoding desulfoferrodoxin FeS4 iron-binding domain-containing protein, whose product MTKVGQKYKCNICGNEVVVTNAGSGELVCCGQPMDVIGEGFVCK is encoded by the coding sequence ATGACAAAAGTCGGACAGAAATACAAATGCAACATCTGCGGGAACGAGGTAGTGGTGACGAATGCGGGTTCCGGTGAACTCGTCTGCTGCGGACAGCCAATGGACGTCATCGGTGAAGGGTTTGTCTGTAAATAG